The Candidatus Limnocylindrales bacterium genomic interval CCGCGATGTTGATGGTGTCACCCGGCATCACCATCTCGGTGCCCTCGGGCAGCGTGCATACGCCCGTGACGTCGGTGGTGCGGAAGTAGAACTGGGGCCGGTAGCCGTTGAAGAACGGCGTG includes:
- the tuf gene encoding elongation factor Tu (EF-Tu; promotes GTP-dependent binding of aminoacyl-tRNA to the A-site of ribosomes during protein biosynthesis; when the tRNA anticodon matches the mRNA codon, GTP hydrolysis results; the inactive EF-Tu-GDP leaves the ribosome and release of GDP is promoted by elongation factor Ts; many prokaryotes have two copies of the gene encoding EF-Tu); its protein translation is TPFFNGYRPQFYFRTTDVTGVCTLPEGTEMVMPGDTINIAVNLITPIAMDEGLRFAIREGGRTVGAGVVVKITE